Proteins encoded together in one Astatotilapia calliptera chromosome 7, fAstCal1.2, whole genome shotgun sequence window:
- the LOC113026556 gene encoding uncharacterized protein LOC113026556 isoform X3, with translation MSSSGGTEGRRGPFYFFDQPAGRNRVKGERGNILHLSVINGGAQFEGRIRSNLEENEGREEEGDKPGTSSALTLNGSIEAYKQAAPQLLNELARLLWQHRWADERRLPHGVVNILNCSWHDLTAGALRSSPKLTDKLPKSVGSPKLQQPPRQVSASGREETAEENPCAARSAGFTGRKSRAKLNPHVKKSEPRCSRARSSTAATPSISSSLIAQPNQASSDVLNRISLYQWVVERLQGAKDPEKLPTTELDPNEQLILRHYGDTKANVTRRRRKDHPSSLVNGMPQIPEVKQQDPARQKLHYRINDGSSFIYYPSGCMAVCQSHSGLPCGGFYTNVFTDSQFPTILATITAFGRGAVTHPLSSAVTALWDQNGGFVCDIYGNKTKEWSWKPYHREKIAIQISDHVSVSLSSGTSAVLTFRCENETAQLPLSARSHLNQPKETSYLKTRETFISDAAQDLLYPPLTHKSVCSRDALQMVREGKRQEESSAHWKRGGHPSGTLIRLQQRVHKTVEDWLDCYRVAVGIKCPGSKRMPDAPPRTRPRKEAQSAALPSVKLPERVNANPVQPEDSRDEFRELHGHLSQSAERAPDFPVVLPRTPRKPEKKERGFTQLGPLRIYGSIKPEWPPSPSFLQWHRSPPLSPSQCARIYSERHCWGKGSGGAAAAAALN, from the exons ATGAGTTCTTCTGGTGGGACAGAAGGCAGACGGGGGcccttttatttctttgatCAG CCAGCAGGACGAAATCGAGTTAAAGGAGAGCGAggaaacattttacatttgagTGTGATAAATGGAGGAGCACAATTCGAGGGCAGGATACGAAG TAATCTGGAGGAGAACGAGGGAAGGGAGGAAGAAGGCGATAAACCTGGCACATCGTCTGCTTTAACCCTGAACGGTTCGATCGAGGCATACAAGCAAGCAGCGCCTCAGTTATTAAATGAATTGGCTCGCCTGCTTTGGCAGCATAGGTGGGCTGATGAGAGGCGTCTTCCTCACGGGGTTGTAAATATTCTGAACTGCTCCTGGCACGATCTTACTGCAGGGGCGCTGCGTTCAAGTCCCAAACTGACTGACAAGCTACCGAAGTCTGTGGGCTCCCCGAAGCTGCAGCAACCTCCCCGCCAGGTGTCAGCCAGCGGCCGGGAGGAAACGGCAGAGGAGAACCCGTGCGCAGCAAGAAGTGCTGGTTTCACAGGGAGAAAGTCGCGAGCCAAACTAAACCCACATGTGAAAAAGAGCGAGCCAAGATGCAGTAGAG CTCGCAGCTCCACAGCAGCCACTCCCTCCATCTCATCCA gTTTGATCGCTCAGCCTAATCAGGCCTCCAGTGATGTGCTGAACAGGATCAGTTTGTATCAGTGGGTGGTGGAGAGACTGCAGGGAGCAAAAGATCCAGA AAAACTGCCAACAACTGAGCTGGATCCGAACGAACAGCTTATCCTCCGTCACTATGGGGATACGAAGGCTAACGTGACACGCAGGAGAAGAAAGGACCATCCTTCCTCTTTAGTCAACGGGATGCCACAGATACCAGAAGTGAAACAGCAGGATCCTGCCCGGCAAAAACTGCACTACAGGATCAACGATGGCTCCTCATTCATATA TTACCCATCTGGTTGCATGGCAGTGTGCCAGAGTCACTCAGGCCTGCCCTGCGGAGGCTTCTATACCAATGTGTTCACTGACAGCCAATTTCCCACCATCCTCGCGACTATTACAGCATTTGGGCGCGGGGCCGTCACGCATCCTCTCAG CTCGGCCGTCACAGCACTGTGGGACCAGAACGGTGGATTCGTGTGCGATATTTACGGAAACAAAACTAAGGAGTGGAGTTGGAAGCCATATCACAGGGAAAAGATTGCAATACAG ATTTCTGATCACGTGTCTGTGAGTCTGTCCAGCGGTACGTCTGCAGTGCTCACCTTCAGGTGTGAAAATGAAACCGCCCAGCTTCCGCTTTCTGCTCGGTCTCACCTTAATCAGCCAAAGGAAACA TCTTATTTGAAGACTCGGGAAACGTTTATCTCTGATGCTGCTCAAGACCTCCTGTATCCCCCACTGACACAT AAGTCGGTGTGCTCTCGGGATGCTCTCCAGATGGTGAGAGAAGGGAAGAGGCAGGAGGAGTCGTCAGCACACTGGAAAAGAGGAGGTCATCCTAGCGGGACACTGATCAGGCTTCAGCAAAGAGTACACAAAACCGTGGAAGATTGGTTGGACTGTTATCGTGTGGCTGTCG gtaTCAAGTGTCCTGGCTCAAAGCGGATGCCAGATGCCCCACCGAGGACCAGGCCGAGAAAAGAGGCACAGTCAGCTGCTCTGCCCTCTGTGAAGCTACCTGAACGAGTAAATGCTAACCCTGTCCAGCCGGAGGATAGCAGAGATGAGTTTCGGGAGCTTCACGGACACCTGTCGCAATCAGCCGAAAGAGCGCCGGACTTTCCCGTTGTCCTGCCTAG GACACCTAGAAAGCCTGAAAAGAAGGAACGTGGATTCACGCAGCTAGGACCCCTTCGGATTTACGGGAGCATCAAACCAGA ATGGCCGCCGTCACCCTCCTTCCTGCAGTGGCACCgttccccccctctgtccccctcACAGTGTGCCCGGATCTACTCAGAGCGGCACTGCTGGGGGAAGGGCAGCggaggagctgctgctgctgcagcactaAACTAA
- the LOC113026557 gene encoding netrin-4-like: protein MRLLALFYLMQTYSAVRMRLWILLLIFPVSASSPLLAVTSKARDHRCSGRACNPRMGNLALGRVLSTRSVCGFNSSEPFCFYRQTSAPRSSRGSCSAATCSRCNSAIPSQEHPPSAMSDSSFRHPDTWWQSAEGVKEETLQLDLETEFLFTHLILVFRSPRPAAMVLERSQDRGRTWKTLRYFARNCDETFGLVEGSPVGEGGATCTSKYSGAYPCSRGEVIYRALSPWHSVDPYGPAAQDQLMVTNLRVRLLQIQPCPCQAKHPGASALPTDHYAIYDFIVKGSCLCNGHADHCEPARAHLSGTQNISNMVHGKCACRHNTAGEHCERCAPLYNDQPWQAANGITGTAHECQKCKCNSHARSCHFSRGLWLATGRRRGGVCDDCRHNTEGRHCQSCKKGFYRDPSRPKMAPDSCKACSCHPVGSVHSGGSTLCNPNTGECTCKPGVGGSYCDSCMTGYWGLNEYGCRPCDCTGDCDPYTGDCISGSDVEVFYTASGHMGHSSKYSETALFRVEELFSALHHSEKCECIEVTLGNPKLFCAAEFDYVLVAKVMSAHDKGSHAEVKVKVKKVLYQNPQMKIQRGSVTLYPESWTTHGCTCPILNPGSEYVVAGHEDWKKGRLIVNTKSFVKPWKASLGRKLLHILRKHCGHW, encoded by the exons ATGCGCCTTCTTGCCTTGTTTTACCTTATGCAGACTTACAGCGCAGTCAGGATGAGGCTGTGGATTCTGCTGCTCATTTTCCCGGTGAGCGCATCCTCTCCTCTGTTAGCCG TAACGTCTAAAGCCAGGGATCACCGCTGCTCTGGACGAGCCTGCAACCCCCGCATGGGCAACTTGGCCCTGGGTAGAGTGCTGAGCACTCGGTCGGTGTGCGGCTTCAACTCCTCGGAGCCCTTCTGCTTCTACAGACAGACCTCCGCCCCCCGCAGCAGCAGGGGGTCTTGCTCGGCGGCAACGTGCAGCCGGTGTAACTCTGCCATCCCCAGCCAGGAGCACCCTCCATCTGCCATGAGCGACTCCTCTTTCCGCCACCCTGACACCTGGTGGCAATCTGCGGAGGGGGTAAAGGAGGAGACGCTCCAGCTGGATCTGGAGACGGAGTTCCTCTTCACCCATTTGATCCTGGTGTTCCGCTCCCCACGCCCTGCTGCCATGGTGCTGGAGCGCTCCCAGGACCGTGGACGCACATGGAAGACCCTCAGATATTTTGCCAGAAACTGCGACGAGACGTTTGGCCTGGTGGAGGGGTCACCAGTTGGCGAGGGTGGGGCAACTTGCACCTCCAAGTATTCAGGAGCTTATCCTTGTAGCAGAGGAGAG GTGATCTACCGAGCCTTGTCACCCTGGCACTCAGTGGATCCCTATGGCCCGGCTGCTCAGGACCAGCTCATGGTCACCAACCTGAGAGTCCGTCTGCTGCAGATTCAGCCGTGCCCCTGCCAGGCCAAGCATCCTGGTGCCTCTGCCCTCCCCACGGATCATTACGCCATCTATGATTTTATAGTCAAAGGCAGCTGCCTTTGCAATGGACACGCCGACCACTGCGAACCGGCCCGTGCCCACCTTTCTGGCACACAGAACATCAGCAACATG GTCCACGGCAAGTGTGCCTGCAGACATAACACGGCCGGCGAGCACTGCGAGCGCTGCGCACCTCTCTACAACGATCAACCCTGGCAGGCCGCCAACGGCATCACGGGGACGGCGCACGAGTGTCAGA AGTGCAAGTGTAACAGCCACGCCAGGAGCTGTCACTTCAGTCGAGGGCTGTGGCTCGCAACGGGGCGACGGCGTGGCGGGGTGTGCGACGACTGCCGCCACAACACGGAGGGCCGTCACTGCCAGAGCTGTAAGAAGGGCTTTTACAGAGATCCCAGCCGACCAAAAATGGCACCTGACTCCTGCAAAG CCTGTTCTTGCCACCCTGTCGGCTCAGTCCACTCAGGTGGCAGCACTCTCTGCAACCCTAACACCGGGGAGTGCACTTGTAAGCCCGGTGTCGGAGGCTCCTACTGTGACAGCTGCATGACGGGATACTGGGGGCTTAATGAATACGGCTGCCGTCCGTGTGACTGCACGGGGGACTGTGACCCCTACACTGGTGACTGCATTTCTGG CTCAGATGTGGAGGTCTTCTATACAGCCAGTGGCCACATGGGACACAGCAGCAAATATAGTGAGACGGCACTCTTTAGGGTAGAGGAGCTTTTCTCTGCACTGCACCACTCCG AGAAATGTGAATGCATAGAGGTAACCCTTGGCAACCCTAAACTCTTCTGTGCTGCAGAGTTTGACtatg TACTGGTGGCAAAGGTGATGTCAGCCCACGACAAAGGCTCTCACGCagaggtcaaggtcaaggtcaagaaGGTGTTGTATCAGAACCCTCAGATGAAGATCCAGAGGGGAAGTGTTACCCTTTACCCAGAGTCCTGGACCACCCACGGCTGTACCTGCCCCATCCTCAACCCAG GATCTGAGTATGTGGTGGCTGGTCATGAAGACTGGAAGAAAGGCCGACTTATTGTTAACACCAAGAGCTTTGTTAAACCTTGGAAGGCAAGCCTCGGACGCAAACTCCTCCACATCCTCAGAAAACACTGCGGCCACTGGTAG
- the LOC113026558 gene encoding methionine aminopeptidase 2-like — protein sequence MAELQFQAEVEPQLLNGDDLNEEREEADASESVKKKRRKKKRSRTTAPAGTSEAEGDRDAGGVGDVTKQLEQQTLEDKERAEDGEEDGDEGENSAGKKKRKKKKKKGLKGQTDPPSVPICELYPNGDFPKGEECEYPPSKDGRSAAWRTTSEEKRALDRANEEMWNDFRQAAEAHRQVRAYVMSWIKPGMTMIEICEKLEDCSRRLIKEDGLKAGLAFPTGCSINHCAAHYTPNAGDPTVLRYDDVCKIDFGTHINGRIIDCAFTVTFNPKYDRLLEAVRDATNTGIRFAGIDVRLCDVGETIQEVMESYEVEIDGKTYQVKPVRNLNGHSIGQYRIHSGKTVPIVKGGEATRMEEGEAYAIETFGSTGRGAVHDDMECSHYMKNFNVGHVPIRLPRAKHLLNVINENFGTLAFCRRWLDRLGESKYLMALKNLCDLGIIDPYPPLCDIKGSYTAQYEHTILLRPTCKEVVSRGDDY from the exons ATGGCGGAGCTACAGTTCCAGGCTGAAGTGGAGCCTCAACTTCTCAATGGGGATGACTTGAACGAGGAAAGAGAAGAAGCGGACGCCTCGGAAtcggtaaagaaaaaaagaagaaagaagaagaggagcagaacCACAGCGCCAG CAGGGACAAGCGAGGCTGAGGGGGATAGAGACGCCGGAGGTGTTGGTGATGTGACAAAACAGTTGGAACAGCAAACGCTGGAGGACAAAGAAAGGGCCGAGGATGGAGAAGAAG ATGGGGACGAGGGAGAGAACTCAGctggaaaaaagaagaggaagaagaagaagaagaaaggat TGAAGGGACAGACTGACCCTCCCTCAGTCCCTATTTGTGAGCTGTATCCCAACGGAGACTTTCCAAAGGGAGAGGAGTGTGAATATCCCCCATCAAAAGACGG GCGCAGCGCAGCGTGGCGGACCACCAGCGAGGAGAAGCGGGCCCTGGACAGGGCTAACGAGGAAATGTGGAATGATTTCAGGCAGGCGGCCGAGGCACACCGGCAGGTCCGTGCGTATGTCATGAGCTGGATCAAACCAGGGATGACCATGATAGAGATCTG TGAGAAGCTGGAAGACTGCTCCAGGCGGCTCATCAAAGAAGATGGGTTAAAGGCGGGCCTGGCTTTCCCCACAGGCTGCTCCATCAACCACTGCGCAGCCCACTACACCCCAAACGCCGGAGACCCGACTGTGCTGCGCTACGACGACGTCTGCAAAATTGACTTTGGAACGCACATCAACG GTCGAATAATAGACTGTGCCTTCACCGTCACTTTCAATCCAAAGTACGACCGACTGCTGGAGGCTGTGAGAGACGCAACCAACACTGGCATCAGG TTCGCCGGAATTGATGTGCGCCTGTGCGATGTTGGCGAGACCATTCAGGAGGTGATGGAGTCTTATGAAGTGGAGATAGATGGGAAAACATATCaag TGAAGCCGGTAAGGAATCTCAACGGCCACTCTATTGGACAATACAGGATACACTCAGGGAAGACGGTCCCTATCGTAAAAGGTGGAGAAGCCACAAGGATGGAG GAAGGTGAAGCTTATGCCATCGAGACATTTGGCAGCACTGGAAGAGGCGCTGTCCACGATGACATGGAGTGCTCGCATTACATGAAAAACTTCAACGTGGGACACGTGCCAATAAG ACTTCCGAGGGCTAAACATCTGCTGAACGTGATCAATGAGAATTTTGGCACTCTGGCATTCTGCCGCCGCTGGCTGGACCGCCTGGGAGAGAGCAAGTACCTCATGGCGTTGAAGAATCTGTGCGACCTTGGCATCATAGACCCGTACCCACCTCTCTGCGACATCAAGGGCAGCTACACCGCCCAGTATGAGCACACCATCCTACTCAGGCCCACATGCAAAGAGGTGGTGAGCCGGGGCGACGACTACTAA
- the LOC113026556 gene encoding uncharacterized protein C3orf20 isoform X1: protein MSSSGGTEGRRGPFYFFDQPAGRNRVKGERGNILHLSVINGGAQFEGRIRSNLEENEGREEEGDKPGTSSALTLNGSIEAYKQAAPQLLNELARLLWQHRWADERRLPHGVVNILNCSWHDLTAGALRSSPKLTDKLPKSVGSPKLQQPPRQVSASGREETAEENPCAARSAGFTGRKSRAKLNPHVKKSEPRCSRARSSTAATPSISSSLIAQPNQASSDVLNRISLYQWVVERLQGAKDPEKLPTTELDPNEQLILRHYGDTKANVTRRRRKDHPSSLVNGMPQIPEVKQQDPARQKLHYRINDGSSFIYYPSGCMAVCQSHSGLPCGGFYTNVFTDSQFPTILATITAFGRGAVTHPLSSAVTALWDQNGGFVCDIYGNKTKEWSWKPYHREKIAIQISDHVSVSLSSGTSAVLTFRCENETAQLPLSARSHLNQPKETSYLKTRETFISDAAQDLLYPPLTHKSVCSRDALQMVREGKRQEESSAHWKRGGHPSGTLIRLQQRVHKTVEDWLDCYRVAVGIKCPGSKRMPDAPPRTRPRKEAQSAALPSVKLPERVNANPVQPEDSRDEFRELHGHLSQSAERAPDFPVVLPRTPRKPEKKERGFTQLGPLRIYGSIKPESVFLPNNPELQMAAVTLLPAVAPFPPSVPLTVCPDLLRAALLGEGQRRSCCCCSTKLMPVVTDLEYDALIMGQPPQSQQILVVCVTCPRQPVDTHATLGQDSLEYLYRRKNKHRTSPCTQCQMDSFRVVRYEIEMENPCYESKNILLRQRHRAAPGTVLMYIRGKLLFAGYICSDHSFSARVLEKQISRSRRDYRLGLILPSDYKFSDSVNTPAAADTALT from the exons ATGAGTTCTTCTGGTGGGACAGAAGGCAGACGGGGGcccttttatttctttgatCAG CCAGCAGGACGAAATCGAGTTAAAGGAGAGCGAggaaacattttacatttgagTGTGATAAATGGAGGAGCACAATTCGAGGGCAGGATACGAAG TAATCTGGAGGAGAACGAGGGAAGGGAGGAAGAAGGCGATAAACCTGGCACATCGTCTGCTTTAACCCTGAACGGTTCGATCGAGGCATACAAGCAAGCAGCGCCTCAGTTATTAAATGAATTGGCTCGCCTGCTTTGGCAGCATAGGTGGGCTGATGAGAGGCGTCTTCCTCACGGGGTTGTAAATATTCTGAACTGCTCCTGGCACGATCTTACTGCAGGGGCGCTGCGTTCAAGTCCCAAACTGACTGACAAGCTACCGAAGTCTGTGGGCTCCCCGAAGCTGCAGCAACCTCCCCGCCAGGTGTCAGCCAGCGGCCGGGAGGAAACGGCAGAGGAGAACCCGTGCGCAGCAAGAAGTGCTGGTTTCACAGGGAGAAAGTCGCGAGCCAAACTAAACCCACATGTGAAAAAGAGCGAGCCAAGATGCAGTAGAG CTCGCAGCTCCACAGCAGCCACTCCCTCCATCTCATCCA gTTTGATCGCTCAGCCTAATCAGGCCTCCAGTGATGTGCTGAACAGGATCAGTTTGTATCAGTGGGTGGTGGAGAGACTGCAGGGAGCAAAAGATCCAGA AAAACTGCCAACAACTGAGCTGGATCCGAACGAACAGCTTATCCTCCGTCACTATGGGGATACGAAGGCTAACGTGACACGCAGGAGAAGAAAGGACCATCCTTCCTCTTTAGTCAACGGGATGCCACAGATACCAGAAGTGAAACAGCAGGATCCTGCCCGGCAAAAACTGCACTACAGGATCAACGATGGCTCCTCATTCATATA TTACCCATCTGGTTGCATGGCAGTGTGCCAGAGTCACTCAGGCCTGCCCTGCGGAGGCTTCTATACCAATGTGTTCACTGACAGCCAATTTCCCACCATCCTCGCGACTATTACAGCATTTGGGCGCGGGGCCGTCACGCATCCTCTCAG CTCGGCCGTCACAGCACTGTGGGACCAGAACGGTGGATTCGTGTGCGATATTTACGGAAACAAAACTAAGGAGTGGAGTTGGAAGCCATATCACAGGGAAAAGATTGCAATACAG ATTTCTGATCACGTGTCTGTGAGTCTGTCCAGCGGTACGTCTGCAGTGCTCACCTTCAGGTGTGAAAATGAAACCGCCCAGCTTCCGCTTTCTGCTCGGTCTCACCTTAATCAGCCAAAGGAAACA TCTTATTTGAAGACTCGGGAAACGTTTATCTCTGATGCTGCTCAAGACCTCCTGTATCCCCCACTGACACAT AAGTCGGTGTGCTCTCGGGATGCTCTCCAGATGGTGAGAGAAGGGAAGAGGCAGGAGGAGTCGTCAGCACACTGGAAAAGAGGAGGTCATCCTAGCGGGACACTGATCAGGCTTCAGCAAAGAGTACACAAAACCGTGGAAGATTGGTTGGACTGTTATCGTGTGGCTGTCG gtaTCAAGTGTCCTGGCTCAAAGCGGATGCCAGATGCCCCACCGAGGACCAGGCCGAGAAAAGAGGCACAGTCAGCTGCTCTGCCCTCTGTGAAGCTACCTGAACGAGTAAATGCTAACCCTGTCCAGCCGGAGGATAGCAGAGATGAGTTTCGGGAGCTTCACGGACACCTGTCGCAATCAGCCGAAAGAGCGCCGGACTTTCCCGTTGTCCTGCCTAG GACACCTAGAAAGCCTGAAAAGAAGGAACGTGGATTCACGCAGCTAGGACCCCTTCGGATTTACGGGAGCATCAAACCAGA GTCAGTTTTTCTTCCAAATAATCCCGAATTGCAGATGGCCGCCGTCACCCTCCTTCCTGCAGTGGCACCgttccccccctctgtccccctcACAGTGTGCCCGGATCTACTCAGAGCGGCACTGCTGGGGGAAGGGCAGCggaggagctgctgctgctgcagcactaAACTAATGCCGGTAGTGACAGACCTGGAGTATGATGCTCTCATTATGGGCCAGCCTCCACAGAGTCAACAGATccttgttgtgtgtgtgacttgtCCACGTCAGCCTGTCGACACGCACGCAACGCTTGGCCAGGACTCGCTGGAGTATCTTTACAGGAGGaagaacaaacacagaacaTCGCCTTGCACTCAG TGTCAGATGGACTCTTTTCGTGTGGTGAGGTATGAAATAGAAATGGAGAATCCCTGCTACGAATCCAAGAACATCCTGCTGCGCCAGCGACACAGAGCTGCTCCCGGCACGGTCCTG ATGTATATCAGAGGGAAGCTGCTGTTCGCGGGCTACATATGCAGCGATCACAGCTTCTCAGCCAGGGTCCTTGAAAAGCAAATCTCCAGAAGCAGAAGAGACTACAGATTAGGTCTGATTCTCCCTTCAGACTACAAGTTCAG TGATTCCGTGAACACTCCTGCGGCTGCAGACACAGCACTAACCTGA
- the LOC113026556 gene encoding uncharacterized protein C3orf20 isoform X2, with the protein MSSSGGTEGRRGPFYFFDQPAGRNRVKGERGNILHLSVINGGAQFEGRIRSNLEENEGREEEGDKPGTSSALTLNGSIEAYKQAAPQLLNELARLLWQHRWADERRLPHGVVNILNCSWHDLTAGALRSSPKLTDKLPKSVGSPKLQQPPRQVSASGREETAEENPCAARSAGFTGRKSRAKLNPHVKKSEPRCSRARSSTAATPSISSSLIAQPNQASSDVLNRISLYQWVVERLQGAKDPEKLPTTELDPNEQLILRHYGDTKANVTRRRRKDHPSSLVNGMPQIPEVKQQDPARQKLHYRINDGSSFIYYPSGCMAVCQSHSGLPCGGFYTNVFTDSQFPTILATITAFGRGAVTHPLSSAVTALWDQNGGFVCDIYGNKTKEWSWKPYHREKIAIQISDHVSVSLSSGTSAVLTFRCENETAQLPLSARSHLNQPKETKSVCSRDALQMVREGKRQEESSAHWKRGGHPSGTLIRLQQRVHKTVEDWLDCYRVAVGIKCPGSKRMPDAPPRTRPRKEAQSAALPSVKLPERVNANPVQPEDSRDEFRELHGHLSQSAERAPDFPVVLPRTPRKPEKKERGFTQLGPLRIYGSIKPESVFLPNNPELQMAAVTLLPAVAPFPPSVPLTVCPDLLRAALLGEGQRRSCCCCSTKLMPVVTDLEYDALIMGQPPQSQQILVVCVTCPRQPVDTHATLGQDSLEYLYRRKNKHRTSPCTQCQMDSFRVVRYEIEMENPCYESKNILLRQRHRAAPGTVLMYIRGKLLFAGYICSDHSFSARVLEKQISRSRRDYRLGLILPSDYKFSDSVNTPAAADTALT; encoded by the exons ATGAGTTCTTCTGGTGGGACAGAAGGCAGACGGGGGcccttttatttctttgatCAG CCAGCAGGACGAAATCGAGTTAAAGGAGAGCGAggaaacattttacatttgagTGTGATAAATGGAGGAGCACAATTCGAGGGCAGGATACGAAG TAATCTGGAGGAGAACGAGGGAAGGGAGGAAGAAGGCGATAAACCTGGCACATCGTCTGCTTTAACCCTGAACGGTTCGATCGAGGCATACAAGCAAGCAGCGCCTCAGTTATTAAATGAATTGGCTCGCCTGCTTTGGCAGCATAGGTGGGCTGATGAGAGGCGTCTTCCTCACGGGGTTGTAAATATTCTGAACTGCTCCTGGCACGATCTTACTGCAGGGGCGCTGCGTTCAAGTCCCAAACTGACTGACAAGCTACCGAAGTCTGTGGGCTCCCCGAAGCTGCAGCAACCTCCCCGCCAGGTGTCAGCCAGCGGCCGGGAGGAAACGGCAGAGGAGAACCCGTGCGCAGCAAGAAGTGCTGGTTTCACAGGGAGAAAGTCGCGAGCCAAACTAAACCCACATGTGAAAAAGAGCGAGCCAAGATGCAGTAGAG CTCGCAGCTCCACAGCAGCCACTCCCTCCATCTCATCCA gTTTGATCGCTCAGCCTAATCAGGCCTCCAGTGATGTGCTGAACAGGATCAGTTTGTATCAGTGGGTGGTGGAGAGACTGCAGGGAGCAAAAGATCCAGA AAAACTGCCAACAACTGAGCTGGATCCGAACGAACAGCTTATCCTCCGTCACTATGGGGATACGAAGGCTAACGTGACACGCAGGAGAAGAAAGGACCATCCTTCCTCTTTAGTCAACGGGATGCCACAGATACCAGAAGTGAAACAGCAGGATCCTGCCCGGCAAAAACTGCACTACAGGATCAACGATGGCTCCTCATTCATATA TTACCCATCTGGTTGCATGGCAGTGTGCCAGAGTCACTCAGGCCTGCCCTGCGGAGGCTTCTATACCAATGTGTTCACTGACAGCCAATTTCCCACCATCCTCGCGACTATTACAGCATTTGGGCGCGGGGCCGTCACGCATCCTCTCAG CTCGGCCGTCACAGCACTGTGGGACCAGAACGGTGGATTCGTGTGCGATATTTACGGAAACAAAACTAAGGAGTGGAGTTGGAAGCCATATCACAGGGAAAAGATTGCAATACAG ATTTCTGATCACGTGTCTGTGAGTCTGTCCAGCGGTACGTCTGCAGTGCTCACCTTCAGGTGTGAAAATGAAACCGCCCAGCTTCCGCTTTCTGCTCGGTCTCACCTTAATCAGCCAAAGGAAACA AAGTCGGTGTGCTCTCGGGATGCTCTCCAGATGGTGAGAGAAGGGAAGAGGCAGGAGGAGTCGTCAGCACACTGGAAAAGAGGAGGTCATCCTAGCGGGACACTGATCAGGCTTCAGCAAAGAGTACACAAAACCGTGGAAGATTGGTTGGACTGTTATCGTGTGGCTGTCG gtaTCAAGTGTCCTGGCTCAAAGCGGATGCCAGATGCCCCACCGAGGACCAGGCCGAGAAAAGAGGCACAGTCAGCTGCTCTGCCCTCTGTGAAGCTACCTGAACGAGTAAATGCTAACCCTGTCCAGCCGGAGGATAGCAGAGATGAGTTTCGGGAGCTTCACGGACACCTGTCGCAATCAGCCGAAAGAGCGCCGGACTTTCCCGTTGTCCTGCCTAG GACACCTAGAAAGCCTGAAAAGAAGGAACGTGGATTCACGCAGCTAGGACCCCTTCGGATTTACGGGAGCATCAAACCAGA GTCAGTTTTTCTTCCAAATAATCCCGAATTGCAGATGGCCGCCGTCACCCTCCTTCCTGCAGTGGCACCgttccccccctctgtccccctcACAGTGTGCCCGGATCTACTCAGAGCGGCACTGCTGGGGGAAGGGCAGCggaggagctgctgctgctgcagcactaAACTAATGCCGGTAGTGACAGACCTGGAGTATGATGCTCTCATTATGGGCCAGCCTCCACAGAGTCAACAGATccttgttgtgtgtgtgacttgtCCACGTCAGCCTGTCGACACGCACGCAACGCTTGGCCAGGACTCGCTGGAGTATCTTTACAGGAGGaagaacaaacacagaacaTCGCCTTGCACTCAG TGTCAGATGGACTCTTTTCGTGTGGTGAGGTATGAAATAGAAATGGAGAATCCCTGCTACGAATCCAAGAACATCCTGCTGCGCCAGCGACACAGAGCTGCTCCCGGCACGGTCCTG ATGTATATCAGAGGGAAGCTGCTGTTCGCGGGCTACATATGCAGCGATCACAGCTTCTCAGCCAGGGTCCTTGAAAAGCAAATCTCCAGAAGCAGAAGAGACTACAGATTAGGTCTGATTCTCCCTTCAGACTACAAGTTCAG TGATTCCGTGAACACTCCTGCGGCTGCAGACACAGCACTAACCTGA